From Thermodesulfobacteriota bacterium, a single genomic window includes:
- a CDS encoding type II toxin-antitoxin system VapC family toxin → GPAKTVHSKGARRSNPMGGRFLLDTNIVIGLLAAEPAVTRPLQAVEEVFLPSIVLGELYYGALKSKRTAQNLAGVDALTAAAAVLPCDADTAREYGRIKNGLRALGQPIPENDIWIAALPVQHGLILATRDPHFDRVERLQRVRWD, encoded by the coding sequence GGACCTGCGAAAACCGTTCACTCGAAGGGTGCGAGGCGATCGAACCCAATGGGTGGTAGGTTCCTGCTCGACACCAACATCGTCATCGGACTGCTGGCAGCCGAACCGGCGGTCACGCGGCCCCTGCAAGCCGTGGAAGAAGTGTTCTTGCCGTCCATCGTACTGGGCGAGCTGTACTACGGCGCCCTCAAGTCGAAGCGCACCGCCCAGAACCTGGCCGGCGTGGACGCACTGACGGCCGCCGCCGCAGTCCTGCCCTGTGACGCCGATACGGCGCGGGAATACGGGCGCATCAAGAACGGTCTTCGGGCCCTGGGGCAACCGATTCCAGAGAACGACATCTGGATCGCGGCTCTCCCCGTGCAACACGGGCTCATACTTGCCACACGGGATCCGCACTTCGATAGGGTAGAGAGACTCCAGCGCGTTCGGTGGGACTGA